In Aedes albopictus strain Foshan chromosome 3, AalbF5, whole genome shotgun sequence, the genomic window CAATCTGCACCCTTTACCGATAGCCCTAAGATTGcactttctgaaacatgtttgtttacaaaaatcacttaggcccttttcacatgttatgctagaaacgaTATTATGTATGTTTGAATAAATCAAGAGCTGTTGTTTGAGGCCCTTTACATACTAGTTTTATTCGCACAAGACAAAAAAACGTAACAATTCTGTATAAAATCATGAACACCTATATGTGATGATTTATAAATTTCCAATGACAATACATCTAATCAGATAGGTATTGCATTGTAtttgaaaacgtaatattttAAATAAGAATGAagtgtattataaataataatacctactctgaatgccgctttacggtgataaagaccacaaaaatgtgtttaaatttactatcGGTGCCGAACCCAATCGCGCGCTATTCGTACGGGCGGTTACACAGGTGCTGCGGTGAAGAGAGACTTTTCGCTCACTGTTGAAAACGACTCAAGGCTACTCGCCTATGTTTTCACAAAATAGCAAGGTTGGTTTTAAGTACTATGAAAAAGGTAGCATTTATGCATTTTAAGGGAACTAATACCTTACGtagattatggacagcgcctaagttgaAATGAGCCGCGCAAATAtatagatatttctttaaaaaagaaTGAGATATAAACAGACTTGCTTCGGCATTATCGTTTTTCTAAATCTCTTCAATTGTATCTCATGTCCACATAGCTTTTAAAAGATAAGACAACACGCCGCCAGGAGGCGTTTGTGGTTTGATAATCATGTGTTTCaatagtaaatttaaacacatttttgtagtctttatcaccgtaaagcggcatccagtgtaggtattattatttataatacactacattcttattcaaaatattacgtttCCAAATACAATACATATCTGATTAGATGTAATTATCACTAAAAATTTAGAAATCATCACATATTGGTGTTCATAatttcatacagaattgattcgttttttttttgtcttgtgcgaataaaactagtatgtaaagggcataaaacaacagctcttcttccatttattcaaacacacataatatcgtttctagcataacatgtgaaaagggcctaagtgctttttgtaaacaaacatgtttcagaaagtgcaatcttcgggctatcggtaaAGGGTGCAGAATGAGCCCTACAGCGATCGCAACGTGTTTGTTTACTAAAAGCACtgaggcccttttcacatgttatactatttttctttttttttaagagcttttttttatttgcattatttttttattatatacattcacgtttttcttaccgtatttgaacctgagaaATTACAAATATTatagaaatattttcatataaatacacttcagggttgttaacgttaatcaacgattaacgccgttaacgttaattttcgtccgaatcaacgtcaacggcgttgcgttaattttctagccagttaacgttaacgtcaacggaatgcgttaaattaacgtcaacgaatgccgttaattttggcgttaattgatgtgatatgctttgtgatctgtgtgacacttgtggttttttttttaaatttttgggtagattattatttgtgtttgacaagattttttttttcattactcactagcatgaaattttattttgaggAACTTGTGCGCCGGCATTTGACCAACAGTGTCAAAATTGAATCTATATCGTCCACGTCAAGATCCTGCAAAATGCTTTGCCGACTTACTCAGGAAGCGTGAGTTTATGCTTCGGAAGTAATGGTGTTGGTGCATTATGCACCTTCAGCTGTGAAACTGAGCCCGCTTGTTATGCAATACACCCAGCGCGCTCGTCTTTGggactggaagtgcccaaagcGCTCTAATTTCGTTCATGACTATCCCCCGGTGTTTTTAGGCTATCCACATGTTGTTTGTGGACAATTATAAAACGTGACTCATCTTAAGTAGCTATTGAGTTGATCACAGTAGCCATCcatgcaaatgtcaaaaatttccccAGCAAAATATAATTGTCAGTATTTCATCTGCTTGtccaagatatcacataaatcacacatttcaatctcatatatctcatgatcctgattacttagagagttggtgtcttcggcaaagttgtatggctggtcaaggactaaccgataataagacttacgTTTCCAAATtgcaccgctaggcggtgctagtgagctaacaaatttagtttttcatatatatcaggaaaatttgcaaaaaattgcaactagcgccgcctagctgcagaaactcgaaccaaacgataattattctgaaagcccttgatctaccaaacaatattgccgaagacaccatctttctataaaatcaggatgctgagatatgcaaattttaatttttttttgctctctagcgccgcctagcggtggaattttgaatcttaagtcttattatcggttagtccttgaccagcccaacaactttgccgaagacaccaactctctaagtaatcaggatcataagATAGATGAGATTGAGATTTCGTttgtgtcacatctatttgtctgtgatttatgtgatatcttagacaagcagatgcaacactgacaaaatttccatctcatatatctcaggatcctgattacttagagagttggtttcttcggcaaagttgttcagttggtcaagggctttcagaatatgggccgaatgattcgtgatttcactgctaggcggcgctagagagcgtacaaattttacatttcacatatctcagcattctgattttttagaaagatggtgtcttcggcaaaattgtttggtagaacaagggctttcagaataattatcgtttggttcgagtttctgcagctaggcggcgctagttgcaattttttgcaaattttcctgatatatatgaaaaattaaacttgttagctcactagcaccgcctaacagtggaatttggaaacataagtcttattatcggttagtccttgaccagccatacaactttgccgaagacaccaactctctaagtaatctggatcatgagatatatgagattgaaatttcgatagtgtcacatctattggtctgtgatttatgtgatatcttagacaagtagatgaaacactgacaaaatttccatcccatatatctcaggatcctgattacttagagaattgAATTGAGAACAACCTGAATTATTCGATTTTGCACACCTTTCCGACAAATTTACCGAAATATTTGGTTGGACCCAAGTAGATTCACTTAAATGTACGGTCTAGTATCAATTAAATATCAAttaaatatgtatgtatgtactacaattaacgtaaaattaacggagtcgttaacattaaatcaacgctccgcgttaacgttaacgttgatcaacgcttccaaaaaatcaacggaagaatcgttgatcgttacaattaacgttaacgaattaacgaaacggcgttaatcgttgattaacgttaacaaccctgatacacttttatttatgtcaactcacaaaaacgtcatattttcttcaattttttcaacaaaaactatgcttaacaaatctaaaactgaatgcaatacaattcttcaagaaaatatttcatcaaaatcattaaaaaatggttgagtactaaatatttcgatttttccttgaatattgggctttacgccctttaaaagggcgtaactcaaaaatgggccctgcgatttttttcaaattttgcccagacatgcaggatagccatagaaaacgaaCGGTGGGCACCGAtttgatggagatttttattttataataacggtctggggagcaccgtgaatGGCGATGTTACCCCTACAAAAAAGCATAAATGATAGTGATGACAAGGCAATTCTCAAGACCATCATCAGTCTACCTACGCAATTGGGAAACCCCAACCTTGAGAGGTAAACAACACTCTCGTTTTAGCTAGATCTTCGGTAGAAGATTAGATATCAATTCGCCACAAAAGCATTCCGGACATACCTTCCTGTCAAAGGTGTATGGAAAATTAAAAGATGGCTCTCCGGTTCCAGACGGTTTGTCTCTACTTATTGCATTTCGCGTTATCATTCTCCGGTTTCTCGCCGGTAGGTCGGACGGTCGGACGTTTGACATATGTGCATATGATCTTATCGTCCGTTAGCGCATCCGTGTCTCACACAACTAGGTCAGTGACAAGGGCGAATGGGGCATAAAGCTTGATAATGGATAAGGTCAGAGCATTGAAACATACATGAGCATAATTAATTGCATGTGCTTTATCATCAAAATTTTTGGATTGGATACAACTGAAGGATGCTGGAAATAGTATATAAGCTTGGAAACTTGCGGATATTTGGTACTTCAAAGTCTAGTGCTTACTAGTTCCCCAAAGGCTAGAGGATTCAGAATAATCAAGATGAAGATCGGTACAGTGTTGGTTGTAGTTTTTGGCCTTGCGTTCACCGAAGGTAGTATTTTGATGAAACCTAACAAAATAAGGCAAATCTAAACAAAACATCGTTCTAGGTTTCGCACTAAGTCCCAAAAGTGATGAAGACAGTATTAAAATTGTTGGAGGTCACCCGATTGGGATTGAGCAAGCCCCCTACCAGGTATCGGTACAGGTCAAAACCAGAACGTCCCATCGACACATTTGCGGCGGAGCCATTCTAAGCGCCGACAAAGTTCTAACCGCAGCTCACTGCATCGAAGAGTTAGTATTCTATGAAGGTTTTACTTATTCCCAAGCTATCCAAAGAACACCTTTCCTACTCCAGTGGCACAAAGTACGCCGTTCGCGCCGGGTCCAACAACCACGGTCACGGAGGTCAGCTGGTGAACGTTCTGGATGTTCGAGTCCACCCGGAGTTCAGCGATTACTATCTGACCAATGACGTTGCCATGTTGCGGCTCGAGAGGCATCTCTTCTTCAGCAGGTCGGTCGCACTGATCGGGATGGCCTTTTCGGAGTTCTTCTACAAGGAACCGAAAGAGGTGTTCGTTTCCGGTTGGGGATCCATTCTGGTAAATAGCGATTTCATATGCCGTTCTGTAACTACTGAGTGAAAATAAACATCTCCTAATCCACAGTATGATTCATCGCTATCCGATCGGCTTCAAGGAGTTTCCATCCCGTTGGTGAACCATGATCAATGTTCGGAGCTGTACGCGGAGTTCAACAACGTTACGGATTCGATGTTCTGCGCAGGCCAAGTGGAGAAGGGTGGCAAGGACTCCTGCCAGGGTGATTCCGGTGGTCCTGTGGTTATGAACGGGTACCTTATTGGGGTTGTATCTTGGGGCTATGGGTGCGCAGAACCAAAGTATCCAGGAGTGTACTCGAAGGTGTACTCATTCCGGGAATGGATTCAGTCATTGCTGTGAGATGTGACTCATGTGTAATATTACTATCAATAAATCGATTATCAACAAACCAAATCTTGTTTTTTTATTAATGCTCATGTAAGGCTAAAGGGTTTCAGATTCTCGTGAAACTTTTTCCAGAATCAGATTTTATAGTTTAGCTTTGTTTTTTCACTCTTCTAAACCATAATCAACTCAACAGACACCTGCACAGGATGCCCGGGGCgtgtggggttaaggaccgtcttctacaacagaaGTAAAAGCCAAGACTACTCTGTCCTCGGCCTGTTTAGTGTTAACATTCCCATGgctgccaaacccttcgtctctccggaaccactaagaaggcattgcttcagagaggggctagtgcacatcgcatcctCAAGATTAGCTGCGCAgcatgcagcaacgaacatctaggtcacgcattgtgcgaaaacgcgggtacACGAACAAAACTTGTtctgccgtttcctctaaaccggtACAAAAAGGGCATTCGGGAGTACCCGCAtgtccgaaacggtgtagatactgtcggaagcaaccatggcctgaaaggacctgtgtcaggtggaatgttgctTCCACATGGCGCCTATTGATCAAATTaaatatctaccctcggtatcaacctatgggtcaacctttctttggtggaactgtcccacgcgaggtgatatttgaccatggaggccatcccggcagtcctgcgtatgcctcttctgccgcgcatttcgaagcactctatgtcctcactgataggatgccgataggcaccataccagtcagtgatgacgcagagagcgtcgtgtgacacggtacggtatgcactcgcaaccctcaggcacataagcctgtaagtacttgtCCGCTTACGACAGTAGGACTCAGTACGCAGCGCagtggacgtagcgacactagccagaagcttgcttGTACTAGCGTACACCGcatagctattggacatcatccgggacagtgccactatagctgtggaggctctttcacAGGCGTAATCGACGCAAAAGTAa contains:
- the LOC109412067 gene encoding trypsin-2-like produces the protein MKIGTVLVVVFGLAFTEGFALSPKSDEDSIKIVGGHPIGIEQAPYQVSVQVKTRTSHRHICGGAILSADKVLTAAHCIEDGTKYAVRAGSNNHGHGGQLVNVLDVRVHPEFSDYYLTNDVAMLRLERHLFFSRSVALIGMAFSEFFYKEPKEVFVSGWGSILYDSSLSDRLQGVSIPLVNHDQCSELYAEFNNVTDSMFCAGQVEKGGKDSCQGDSGGPVVMNGYLIGVVSWGYGCAEPKYPGVYSKVYSFREWIQSLL